A section of the Canis lupus baileyi chromosome 5, mCanLup2.hap1, whole genome shotgun sequence genome encodes:
- the ZNF683 gene encoding tissue-resident T-cell transcription regulator protein ZNF683 isoform X2, translating to MKWESAPERHCCHKPKPLGSIGSSLSSSLDSQLCQGDQVFSACRPLSDTVDARGSSCASWLCPSPLAPARSALLTCCQGLDLYLCTLQPTPLGTAGQSLRSDVLSTKHQPPGPKAGSIDEKLKAKYPASRDKRGSGQLRAGEGALCPSFSPPSGSSPTPCRNRKSPSPLAVCPCPLPTPISEELPFCLHPISPAYPLLLPPYPCTYGALPSVQCPPLLMLPSGSSYPTMAVPSLLMKVNEPGHPTAQRDIPYPYPGASPACGQIQPSQARNRDPGAARTYSPGPKSTGRVAAARRAPAGSRPGTTALPYLLKKENGKTLYQCNVCSKNFGQLSNLKVHLRVHSGERPFQCALCQKSFTQLAHLQKHHLVHTGERPYECLMCHKRFSNSSNLKTHLRLHSGARAFQCSVCPRRFTQHVHLKLHHHLHVARPCGHLSLASLACFARWHQEALDLVALPSERQTGWDSEKTKVSLAPGEK from the exons AGCCTAAGCCTCTGGGGAGTATAGGGAGCTCTCTGTCCTCCAGCTTGGATTCACAGCTCTGCCAAGGCGACCAG GTCTTCTCAGCTTGCAGGCCACTCTCTGACACAGTGGATGCCCGTGGCTCATCCTGTGCCAGCTGGCTGTGCCCCTCACCCCTGGCACCAGCCAGGTCTGCCTTGCTGACCTGTTGCCAAGGCCTGGACCTATACCTGTGCACCCTGCAGCCCACACCATTGGGCACAGCCGGGCAGAGTCTCAGAAGTGATGTCTTGAGCACAA AGCACCAGCCACCAGGGCCGAAGGCCGGCTCCATTGATGAGAAACTCAAGGCCAAGTATCCTGCAAGCAGGGACAAGAGGGGAAGTGGGCAGTTAAGAGCTGGCGAGGGGGCCCTCTGCCCATCCTTCTCTCCTCCCAGCGGCTCTTCCCCGACCCCCTGCCGGAACAGAAAGAGCCCCAGCCCTTTAGCGgtctgcccctgccctctgcccacccccatctCCGAAGAGCTCCCATTCTGCCTCCACCCCATCTCTCCTGCATATCCACTTCTGCTTCCTCCTTACCCCTGCACCTATGGGGCCCTACCTTCTGTCCAATGTCCCCCCCTCCTCATGCTGCCCTCAGGCTCCTCCTACCCCACCATGGCTGTGCCCAGTTTGCTGATGAAAGTCAATGAACCCGGGCACCCCACTGCCCAGAGGGACATCCCGTATCCTTACCCAGGGGCCTCCCCGGCCTGTGGCCAAATCCAGCCTTCCCAGGCTAGGAATCGAGATCCTGGAGCTGCCAGGACCTACTCCCCAGGGCCAAAGAGCACTGGCAGGGTGGCTGCAGCCAGGCGGGCCCCAGCAGGCTCCCGGCCGGGCACCACAGCGCTGCCTTACCTGCTGAAGAAGGAGAACGGAAAAACCCTGTACCAGTGCAACGTGTGCAGCAAGAACTTTGGGCAGCTTTCCAACCTCAAG GTCCATCTGCGTGTGCACAGTGGGGAGCGCCCATTCCAATGTGCCCTGTGCCAGAAGAGCTTCACTCAGCTCGCCCACCTGCAGAAGCACCACTTGGTGCATACTGGGGAGCGGCCCTATGAGTGCCTG ATGTGCCACAAACGCTTCAGCAACTCCAGCAACCTCAAGACCCACCTGCGCCTGCACTCGGGGGCCCGGGCCTTCCAGTGCAGTGTTTGTCCACGTCGCTTCACCCAGCACGTTCACCTGAAGCTGCATCATCACCTGCATGTCGCACGGCCTTGTGGCCACCTGTCCCTGGCATCTCTTGCCTGCTTTGCCCGATGGCACCAGGAAGCACTGGATCTTGTGGCACTGCCATCGGAGAGGCAGACGGGTTGGGATTCAGAAAAGACCAAGGTGTCCTTGGCACCTGGGGAAAAGTAG